In one window of Micromonospora cathayae DNA:
- a CDS encoding DUF2690 domain-containing protein, translating to MKRMITALALLAALVVSAGLHPSAAGANTRGQLTMAEMITENSTYIPEATLLNSGCGSACDFKDPATFRVYYNTCTGCYYHCVDDADDKRTIMDAVASIILRYSERCRTAWAKTTYSNVSYIKAESRYLNGTHRATVTEYVGNYTVMMDDADLQARACVQPSGPYSLTCTGWY from the coding sequence ATGAAGCGAATGATCACCGCACTCGCGCTACTGGCGGCGCTGGTAGTATCCGCCGGTCTGCACCCCAGCGCTGCGGGCGCAAACACCAGGGGCCAACTGACGATGGCCGAGATGATCACCGAGAACAGCACTTACATTCCTGAAGCCACGCTGCTGAACTCTGGATGCGGTTCAGCGTGCGACTTCAAGGATCCGGCAACATTCCGCGTCTACTACAACACCTGCACCGGGTGCTACTACCACTGCGTGGATGACGCAGACGACAAGCGCACGATCATGGATGCGGTCGCCTCCATTATCCTTCGGTACAGCGAACGGTGCCGGACGGCCTGGGCAAAGACCACCTACTCCAACGTCTCCTACATCAAGGCCGAAAGCCGGTACCTGAACGGCACTCACCGGGCCACCGTAACCGAGTATGTCGGCAACTACACCGTCATGATGGACGATGCTGATCTCCAGGCCCGAGCCTGCGTTCAGCCCAGCGGTCCGTACAGCCTGACCTGCACCGGCTGGTACTGA
- a CDS encoding DUF4272 domain-containing protein, whose protein sequence is MTAVPAPDPAAVREASLDEVGRLGLPVPPANFPLVWEPGDEVALRPTIEVEARIAVLHLIQARCFGMPADAAMGWLLNSRLVDSVTPPEWDFVTVGKGDHRSFVLHHDALFALTWVLGLTKQLDPSLPVDEDLVTKLPNIVGGETFDQWRSRLLAAPQHPADAAALLDLHYCLDWAYLESERAGLPLPGVIDSHAIGQRRWALEWAVVLLGPYHDPAPGWEEVDLST, encoded by the coding sequence GTGACCGCCGTACCCGCACCCGACCCGGCAGCCGTCCGGGAGGCCAGCCTGGACGAGGTGGGACGGCTCGGGCTGCCCGTACCCCCGGCCAACTTCCCGCTGGTCTGGGAGCCGGGGGACGAGGTCGCGCTACGGCCGACCATCGAGGTGGAGGCGCGGATCGCCGTCCTGCACCTGATCCAGGCCCGCTGCTTCGGCATGCCGGCCGACGCGGCGATGGGCTGGCTGCTCAACTCGCGGCTGGTGGACTCCGTCACCCCGCCGGAGTGGGACTTCGTCACCGTCGGCAAGGGCGACCACCGGTCGTTCGTGCTGCACCACGACGCCCTGTTCGCGCTGACCTGGGTGCTCGGACTGACCAAGCAGCTCGACCCGTCCCTGCCGGTGGACGAGGACCTGGTGACGAAGCTGCCGAACATCGTCGGCGGGGAGACCTTCGACCAGTGGCGCTCCCGCCTGCTGGCAGCCCCGCAGCACCCCGCCGACGCGGCGGCCCTGCTCGACCTGCACTACTGCCTCGACTGGGCGTACCTGGAGTCGGAGCGGGCCGGGCTGCCGCTGCCGGGTGTGATCGACTCGCACGCCATCGGGCAGCGCCGGTGGGCGCTGGAGTGGGCGGTGGTGCTGCTCGGGCCGTACCACGACCCGGCCCCGGGTTGGGAAGAGGTCGACCTGTCCACCTGA
- a CDS encoding glycoside hydrolase domain-containing protein → MADAKVLEAQQWLNTTYQSVPNYNRCPEDGKTGWPTMYAFTRALQHELGITALSDSFGPTTMSRLAALGDIGPDTTNGNIINIVKYALFCKGYWGGAGNGQWDIDAASAIAELKGHAGLDISDTDVQPKVFKSLLTMDAYILLAGGSEEVRNIQRWFNGRYLSKSTFYIVPCDGHYTRDVQQALMKAIQYEVGIPEDQANGNFGPGTQQGLRDHPVAQGDSGIFVQLFSAACVFNGSVKEGEDTYYTVFKSSFDSNLTTYVKVFQRFSVLTDNGRGDYQTWAQLLVSTGDPDRPAHACDTRFHITQARAQALVAAQYYTVGRYLDEDEPKELQKEIQPGELSAIFAGGMRMFPISQYNGRGLGDFTYSQGYSHALRAHDRAVGYGFNRGTVIYFAVDYDATDEEITSNIVPYFRGVQAGLSSRGKRYLAGVYGSRNVCSRVSAEAYTVYSFVSGMSWGFSGNLGFPMPANWSFTQIKEFRFSAGGDSFDLDRNVHRPFTDRGVGPENIGGTTAPIEVFLTYIDQLRATAVAYGSGDPDRLVLDYLRYPRYDGEILGWNTLLDTLGVSQDWIAYAVANGPPRKPTFTDPAYGIQVNVDHLAATACGHYVKGSGGLTSGGQGWRGDFAGWGGDLTTFYADWWNNEDSYASGYEFCMDRLAKLNQISSFAFNDLVEDADGYVIGMALRSGGNVDQVFRDHLGGTGPLSRFRQLFTNRYGSAANARAATRIMLCETNDLITENLRLLAIQSATEGALMPSVLPASKLDPFINGYVDTLQNLMNEESLIARRRAARE, encoded by the coding sequence ATGGCTGACGCCAAGGTTCTGGAAGCCCAGCAGTGGTTGAATACCACGTACCAGTCAGTGCCGAATTACAACCGCTGCCCGGAGGACGGTAAGACCGGCTGGCCGACGATGTACGCGTTCACCCGCGCGCTGCAGCACGAACTCGGCATCACGGCCCTTTCCGATTCGTTCGGCCCCACCACCATGTCCCGCCTCGCCGCACTGGGGGACATCGGGCCGGACACCACGAACGGCAACATCATCAACATCGTCAAGTACGCCCTCTTCTGCAAGGGCTACTGGGGCGGTGCGGGCAACGGCCAGTGGGACATCGACGCCGCCTCAGCGATCGCGGAACTCAAGGGACACGCCGGCCTCGACATCTCGGACACGGATGTCCAGCCCAAGGTCTTCAAGTCACTCCTCACCATGGATGCCTACATCCTGCTGGCTGGGGGCAGTGAGGAGGTCCGGAACATCCAACGATGGTTCAACGGCCGGTACCTGAGCAAGTCCACCTTCTACATCGTCCCCTGCGACGGTCACTACACGCGGGACGTGCAGCAAGCCCTGATGAAGGCCATCCAGTACGAGGTCGGAATCCCGGAGGACCAGGCAAACGGCAACTTCGGCCCCGGCACGCAGCAAGGGCTGCGCGACCATCCGGTGGCACAGGGCGACTCGGGAATCTTCGTCCAACTGTTCAGCGCAGCCTGCGTCTTCAACGGGAGCGTGAAAGAGGGTGAGGACACATACTACACCGTCTTCAAGAGCTCTTTTGATTCCAACCTCACCACGTACGTCAAGGTGTTTCAGCGGTTCTCGGTGTTGACCGACAACGGTCGAGGTGACTACCAGACCTGGGCACAACTGCTGGTATCCACTGGCGATCCGGACAGGCCGGCGCACGCCTGCGACACCCGCTTCCACATCACGCAGGCACGGGCACAAGCCTTGGTGGCCGCTCAGTACTACACGGTCGGCCGTTACCTCGACGAGGACGAACCGAAGGAACTCCAGAAGGAGATCCAGCCCGGCGAGCTTAGCGCCATCTTCGCAGGCGGCATGCGAATGTTCCCGATCTCCCAATACAACGGTCGTGGCCTCGGGGACTTCACGTACTCGCAGGGCTACAGCCATGCGCTACGGGCACACGATCGCGCCGTCGGCTACGGCTTCAACCGCGGTACCGTGATCTACTTTGCCGTCGACTACGACGCGACAGACGAGGAGATCACCAGCAACATCGTCCCATACTTCCGCGGCGTACAGGCCGGGCTCAGCAGTCGCGGCAAGCGGTATCTCGCTGGGGTCTACGGATCCCGGAACGTCTGCTCCAGGGTCAGCGCCGAGGCTTACACCGTGTACTCGTTCGTCTCTGGAATGTCATGGGGATTCTCCGGAAATCTCGGCTTCCCAATGCCCGCCAACTGGTCGTTCACCCAGATCAAAGAGTTCCGCTTCTCCGCCGGAGGGGACTCGTTCGATCTCGACCGCAACGTGCACCGACCCTTTACCGACCGAGGAGTCGGCCCGGAGAACATCGGCGGCACGACCGCTCCGATCGAAGTCTTCTTGACCTACATCGACCAACTCCGGGCAACGGCCGTGGCGTACGGAAGCGGGGACCCGGACCGCCTGGTCCTGGACTACCTCCGGTATCCCCGGTACGACGGCGAGATCCTTGGTTGGAACACTCTGCTGGACACTTTGGGCGTCAGCCAGGATTGGATCGCCTACGCGGTCGCGAATGGACCGCCGCGCAAGCCGACCTTTACGGACCCGGCGTACGGAATTCAGGTAAACGTCGACCACCTGGCCGCTACCGCGTGCGGACACTATGTCAAGGGCAGTGGTGGACTGACTTCCGGCGGTCAGGGTTGGCGGGGCGACTTCGCTGGGTGGGGCGGTGACCTGACAACCTTCTACGCCGACTGGTGGAACAACGAGGATAGCTACGCCTCCGGGTACGAGTTCTGCATGGACCGACTCGCTAAGCTGAACCAGATCTCATCCTTCGCCTTCAACGACCTCGTAGAGGATGCCGACGGCTACGTGATCGGCATGGCGTTGCGCAGCGGCGGCAACGTTGACCAGGTCTTCCGTGACCACCTCGGCGGCACCGGGCCCCTCTCCCGATTCAGACAGCTTTTCACCAACCGCTACGGCAGCGCCGCCAACGCGCGGGCCGCGACCCGAATCATGCTCTGCGAGACGAACGACCTGATCACCGAGAATCTTCGCCTCCTCGCCATCCAGTCCGCCACGGAGGGCGCGCTGATGCCGAGCGTACTCCCGGCGAGCAAGCTAGATCCGTTCATCAACGGCTATGTGGATACGCTACAGAACCTGATGAACGAGGAAAGCCTCATCGCGCGCCGACGTGCGGCCCGCGAGTAA
- a CDS encoding AfsR/SARP family transcriptional regulator has translation MKIRILGTPSVAGSSRLAGRRANVLTALLALHINRAVSIDRLIDAIWEDRPPATAREQVQNCVSLLRRSLSGGAARITISRHGPGYQMNADPDEIDAQRFERGVRAAGELHATGDLTGAVEKLREALALWSGPALDGLTGVELSAHANRLDEMRNSATERLIKMTMDLGRHDEALADLRSLTRLHPLHEQYMLLMTDNLIHRQRYAEALDAYRTFASGMAEELGVRPSRTARSRERQILQAMHAPHPPHDSRRPARSDGPERPHLRNTVRYRTSDIPAAAPTELLHHLENAVTHIQAAFWLLHNEPDSWAPDRIPAPRA, from the coding sequence ATGAAGATCCGGATCCTGGGAACACCGTCCGTAGCCGGTTCTTCGAGGCTGGCCGGTCGTCGCGCCAACGTCTTGACCGCCCTGTTGGCACTACACATCAACAGGGCGGTCTCCATCGACCGGCTGATCGACGCAATCTGGGAGGACCGCCCGCCGGCCACCGCCCGCGAGCAGGTGCAGAACTGCGTCTCGCTGCTCCGCCGGAGCCTGTCCGGCGGAGCAGCGAGAATCACGATCAGCCGGCACGGTCCGGGCTACCAGATGAACGCCGACCCGGACGAGATCGACGCACAGCGGTTCGAACGGGGAGTTCGAGCAGCCGGGGAACTACACGCCACCGGTGATCTCACCGGCGCGGTCGAGAAGCTGCGAGAAGCCTTGGCGCTCTGGAGCGGCCCGGCACTCGATGGCCTGACCGGCGTCGAGCTCAGCGCACACGCAAACCGGCTCGACGAGATGCGAAATTCGGCCACCGAGCGCCTGATCAAGATGACGATGGACTTGGGACGCCACGACGAGGCACTGGCGGACCTGCGGTCATTGACCCGGTTACATCCACTACACGAGCAGTACATGCTGTTGATGACGGACAATCTCATCCACCGCCAGCGCTACGCCGAGGCCCTTGATGCGTACCGCACCTTTGCGAGCGGGATGGCAGAAGAGCTGGGAGTCCGCCCCAGCCGCACGGCCCGCAGCCGGGAGCGACAGATTCTGCAAGCGATGCACGCACCTCACCCGCCGCACGACAGCCGACGCCCTGCGCGGTCCGACGGGCCTGAGCGCCCCCACCTCAGGAATACGGTCCGATACCGCACGTCGGATATCCCGGCCGCAGCGCCCACGGAACTCCTGCACCATCTGGAGAACGCCGTCACCCACATCCAGGCGGCGTTCTGGCTTCTCCACAACGAGCCGGACAGCTGGGCACCCGATCGGATACCGGCACCAAGGGCCTGA
- a CDS encoding ABC transporter permease gives MSNPTPEPGSPDKEPASREQAAQTAVGNADKAATVGNADQAATVGTADQAATVGDADRTPGGTPADAGTKTGTKQSAPGGPKHGADDAGDGRASLGQLFLANLWAANTVTVTVLALVLAMLVGAILIIISDPDVLATYSYITARPSDAINSSWAAVSEGYANLFKGAIFDPEAFSGWLNGSNGWEPVFAPISETLTYAAPLVFTGLSVALAFRGGLFNIGAQGQATIGVILAALAGFLLPLPPVLHLLVAVIAGALGGAIWGFIPGILKARAGAHEVINTIMLNYVGVYFLSWIIVQNGVQDPNRTDAISRSVDGSAQLPRLLGSDLRVHAGILLAVAATWFVAWLLNRSTFGFELRAVGANPEAARTAGISVAKAYVLLMVLAGALAGLGGAQMVLGTTAAALTPLVVAQIGFDGILVALLGRVKPWGVLLAALLFGALQAGGNRMQSYAGISLELVTVLQALIVIFIAAPALVKAIFRLRAARAARLQTSLAKGW, from the coding sequence ATGAGCAACCCCACCCCCGAACCCGGGTCCCCGGACAAGGAGCCGGCGAGCCGGGAGCAGGCCGCGCAGACCGCCGTCGGCAACGCCGACAAGGCCGCCACCGTCGGCAACGCCGACCAGGCCGCCACCGTCGGTACCGCCGACCAGGCCGCCACCGTCGGCGACGCGGACCGTACCCCCGGCGGCACCCCGGCGGACGCCGGAACCAAGACCGGTACGAAGCAGAGCGCGCCCGGCGGGCCGAAGCACGGCGCGGACGACGCCGGTGACGGCCGGGCCTCGCTCGGCCAGCTCTTCCTGGCGAACCTCTGGGCGGCCAACACGGTCACCGTGACGGTGCTCGCGCTGGTGCTGGCGATGCTGGTCGGCGCGATCCTGATCATCATCTCCGACCCGGACGTGCTGGCCACCTACAGCTACATCACCGCACGCCCGTCGGACGCGATCAACTCCAGCTGGGCGGCGGTCAGCGAGGGCTACGCCAACCTGTTCAAGGGCGCGATCTTCGACCCGGAGGCGTTCTCCGGCTGGCTCAACGGCAGCAACGGCTGGGAGCCGGTGTTCGCGCCGATCTCCGAGACGCTGACCTACGCCGCGCCGCTGGTCTTCACCGGCCTGTCGGTGGCGCTCGCCTTCCGGGGCGGCCTGTTCAACATCGGCGCCCAGGGGCAGGCCACCATCGGCGTCATCCTCGCCGCGCTGGCCGGGTTCCTGCTGCCGCTGCCGCCGGTGCTGCACCTGCTGGTCGCGGTGATCGCCGGCGCGCTCGGTGGGGCGATCTGGGGCTTTATCCCGGGCATCCTGAAGGCCCGCGCCGGGGCACACGAGGTGATCAACACGATCATGCTCAACTACGTCGGCGTGTACTTCCTCTCCTGGATCATCGTGCAGAACGGCGTCCAGGACCCGAACCGTACCGACGCGATCAGCCGCTCGGTGGACGGCTCCGCGCAGCTGCCCCGGCTGCTCGGCTCCGACCTGCGGGTACACGCCGGCATCCTGCTCGCGGTGGCGGCCACCTGGTTCGTGGCCTGGCTGCTCAACCGCTCCACATTCGGCTTCGAGCTGCGCGCGGTCGGGGCCAACCCCGAGGCCGCCCGCACCGCCGGTATCAGCGTCGCCAAGGCGTACGTGCTGCTGATGGTGCTGGCCGGCGCGCTCGCCGGGCTGGGCGGCGCGCAGATGGTGCTCGGCACCACCGCCGCCGCGCTGACCCCGCTGGTGGTGGCCCAGATCGGCTTCGACGGCATCCTGGTGGCGCTGCTCGGCCGGGTCAAGCCGTGGGGCGTGCTGCTCGCCGCGCTGCTGTTCGGCGCGCTCCAGGCGGGCGGCAACCGGATGCAGTCGTACGCGGGGATCTCGCTGGAGCTGGTGACCGTGCTCCAGGCGCTGATCGTCATCTTCATCGCCGCGCCCGCCCTGGTGAAGGCGATCTTCCGGCTCCGGGCGGCCCGCGCCGCCCGGTTGCAGACGAGCCTCGCGAAGGGCTGGTGA
- a CDS encoding ABC transporter permease yields MSTMAVDDVAVAPVAEGFWTRNRKIGVVLLALGLLAAVLFGALATDQQARFTLSDDAEGAALEVNGTLGAILFGVLAVAAGAALLAGVVPKRWFTTVLAVGVVGFVASFLCWQVSAAPAGQNFMPMVNIVRGTFILALPLIFGALAGVLCERSGVVNVAIEGQLLMGAFAGALFGTMTGSVWIGLVAAALGGAFISLLLAVFAIRYLVDQVVIGIVLNLLALGLTGFLYERLMQTDTQKYNQPPRFETWAIPVLEDIPVIGPALFRGNIFLYLGLILVLVIHLALFRTRWGLRTRAVGEHPTAADTLGVKVLAVRYRNVILAGLVAGIGGASYTLALYTFTKNMIGGKGFIALAALIFGRWSPTGALLAALFFGFADQLGTYLGAINSIIPSQFLAMLPYLATMLAVAGLVGKVRAPAADGKPYIKG; encoded by the coding sequence ATGTCCACGATGGCTGTCGACGACGTGGCGGTCGCCCCCGTAGCGGAGGGCTTCTGGACCCGCAACCGCAAGATCGGCGTGGTGCTGCTGGCGCTCGGTCTGCTCGCGGCGGTCCTGTTCGGGGCGCTCGCCACCGACCAGCAGGCCCGCTTCACGCTCAGCGACGACGCCGAGGGCGCGGCGCTGGAGGTCAACGGGACCCTGGGCGCGATCCTGTTCGGGGTGCTCGCGGTGGCCGCCGGTGCCGCCCTGCTCGCCGGGGTGGTGCCGAAGCGCTGGTTCACCACCGTCCTGGCGGTGGGCGTGGTCGGCTTCGTCGCGTCGTTCCTCTGCTGGCAGGTCTCCGCCGCGCCGGCCGGGCAGAACTTCATGCCCATGGTCAACATCGTCCGGGGCACCTTCATCCTGGCCCTGCCGCTGATCTTCGGCGCGCTGGCCGGGGTGCTCTGCGAACGCTCCGGCGTGGTGAACGTGGCGATCGAGGGGCAACTGCTGATGGGCGCCTTCGCGGGCGCCCTGTTCGGCACGATGACCGGCAGCGTCTGGATCGGCCTGGTGGCCGCCGCGCTCGGTGGCGCGTTCATCTCGCTGCTGCTGGCCGTCTTCGCCATCCGGTACCTGGTCGACCAGGTGGTCATCGGGATCGTGCTGAACCTGCTCGCGCTCGGCCTGACCGGCTTCCTCTACGAGCGGCTGATGCAGACCGACACCCAGAAGTACAACCAGCCGCCGCGCTTCGAGACCTGGGCGATCCCGGTGCTAGAGGACATCCCGGTGATCGGGCCGGCGCTGTTCCGGGGCAACATCTTCCTGTACCTCGGGCTGATCCTGGTCCTGGTGATCCACCTCGCGCTGTTCCGGACCCGGTGGGGGCTGCGTACCCGGGCGGTGGGCGAGCACCCCACCGCCGCCGACACCCTCGGCGTGAAGGTGCTGGCGGTCCGGTACCGCAACGTCATCCTGGCCGGGCTGGTCGCCGGCATCGGCGGCGCGTCGTACACCCTGGCGCTCTACACCTTCACCAAGAACATGATCGGCGGTAAGGGCTTCATCGCCCTGGCCGCGCTGATCTTCGGCCGGTGGAGCCCGACCGGGGCGCTGCTCGCCGCGCTGTTCTTCGGCTTCGCCGACCAGCTCGGCACCTACCTGGGTGCGATCAACAGCATCATCCCCAGCCAGTTCCTGGCGATGCTGCCGTACCTGGCGACCATGCTGGCGGTGGCCGGGCTGGTCGGCAAGGTGCGCGCCCCGGCCGCCGACGGCAAGCCGTACATCAAGGGCTGA
- a CDS encoding cytidine deaminase: MDIDWERLRSAATEVMRHAYVPYSKFPVGAAALVDDGRVVVGCNVENAAYGVVLCAECGVVSALHASGGGRLLALSCVDATGEPLMPCGRCRQLLWENGGPECLVEAKGGPLRMAELLPHAFDVADLDAVVARAPVPVVPDRLAAWRGRGTVFVHPDLSAGQQIWTAYWERSAGDDAGAETGVLEEGPTWADPAEAITWGLARTPRVVVVDATGTIYWAGEGEPPHEIPARWPGPDEGAKR; this comes from the coding sequence ATGGACATCGACTGGGAGCGGCTGCGCAGCGCCGCCACCGAGGTCATGCGGCACGCCTACGTGCCGTACTCGAAGTTCCCGGTCGGCGCGGCCGCTCTGGTTGACGACGGCCGGGTGGTGGTGGGCTGCAACGTCGAGAACGCCGCGTACGGGGTGGTGCTCTGCGCCGAGTGCGGGGTGGTCTCCGCGCTGCACGCCTCCGGCGGCGGCCGGCTGCTGGCGCTCTCCTGCGTCGACGCCACCGGTGAGCCGCTGATGCCGTGCGGCCGGTGCCGCCAGCTGCTGTGGGAGAACGGCGGCCCGGAGTGCCTGGTCGAGGCGAAGGGCGGGCCGCTGCGGATGGCCGAGCTGTTGCCGCACGCGTTCGACGTGGCGGACCTGGACGCGGTGGTGGCCCGGGCCCCGGTGCCGGTGGTACCGGACCGGTTGGCCGCCTGGCGGGGGCGGGGCACCGTCTTCGTGCACCCGGACCTCTCCGCCGGGCAGCAGATCTGGACGGCGTACTGGGAGCGGTCGGCCGGTGACGACGCCGGCGCCGAGACCGGCGTACTGGAGGAGGGGCCCACCTGGGCGGACCCGGCCGAGGCCATAACCTGGGGGCTCGCCCGGACGCCCCGGGTGGTGGTGGTCGACGCCACCGGCACCATCTACTGGGCCGGCGAGGGCGAGCCACCACACGAGATCCCGGCCCGCTGGCCCGGCCCGGACGAGGGAGCGAAGCGATGA
- a CDS encoding M15 family metallopeptidase yields the protein MNETEDHSPHWARRRFLVTVGVAAAGTVAISAAAAPAEATPGDGHPASTDRPRTMWGRASSENGWPVVTSNAAPVHRIEGSNATVTLLPGAVATVLLYVARRFHYEIDELTHESVIGHLTGRGILAPYESNHLSGTAIAIMPNRFPTDARGGLFPHELAVVRDILTECEGVVRWGGDHRGHPKEGHFQIDVRPSDARLRQLARRVRQREDTPGRGAGSPIDVFSPTRQQAAKALAARQGAAG from the coding sequence ATGAACGAGACCGAAGATCACAGTCCGCATTGGGCTCGTCGCCGCTTCCTTGTGACCGTCGGGGTGGCTGCCGCCGGCACGGTGGCCATCTCCGCCGCAGCCGCCCCCGCCGAAGCGACCCCAGGCGACGGGCACCCTGCCTCGACCGACAGGCCCCGCACCATGTGGGGCCGCGCCTCCTCGGAGAACGGCTGGCCGGTGGTGACTTCGAACGCCGCGCCGGTCCACCGCATCGAGGGGTCGAACGCCACTGTCACGCTGCTCCCGGGAGCCGTCGCGACCGTTTTGCTGTACGTGGCACGACGATTCCACTACGAGATCGACGAACTGACTCACGAGTCGGTGATTGGACACCTGACGGGTCGCGGCATACTGGCCCCGTACGAGTCGAACCATCTCTCTGGCACGGCGATAGCGATCATGCCCAACCGCTTCCCGACCGACGCCCGAGGTGGCCTCTTTCCTCATGAACTGGCGGTCGTACGCGATATCCTCACCGAGTGCGAGGGGGTCGTCCGTTGGGGTGGGGACCACCGGGGGCACCCGAAGGAAGGGCACTTCCAGATCGACGTCCGCCCCAGCGACGCGCGTCTACGTCAACTAGCCCGACGAGTTCGACAGCGGGAGGATACTCCAGGTCGGGGCGCCGGAAGCCCGATTGATGTCTTCTCGCCGACCCGGCAGCAGGCGGCGAAGGCACTGGCCGCGCGTCAGGGTGCCGCCGGATGA
- a CDS encoding thymidine phosphorylase: protein MSGFAAVDVIRTKRDGGVLSDAQIDWVVDAYTRGQVADEQMSALAMAILLRGMTAPEIARWTAAMIASGERLDLSAVHRPTVDKHSTGGVGDKITLPLTPLVAACGAAVPQLSGRGLGHTGGTLDKLESIPGWRAALSNDEFTAQLRDVGAVICAAGAGLAPADRKLYALRDVTGTVEAIPLIASSIMSKKIAEGTGALVLDVKVGSGAFMKNPDDARELARTMVALGGAHGVKTVALLTDMSTPLGLAVGNAVEVTESVEVLAGGGPADVVELTLALAREMLDAAGLPDADPAAALRDGRAMDAWRAMIRAQGGDPDAPMPKANEVEVVRAESDGFVSTVDAYAIGVAAWRLGAGRARKEDPVSVPAGVVLHKRPGDPVRAGDPLYELRAEDADRIPAARAEAAEAVRISPTAPVQTPLVRERIA from the coding sequence ATGAGCGGGTTCGCCGCTGTCGACGTGATCCGTACCAAGCGCGACGGCGGGGTGCTCAGCGACGCGCAGATCGACTGGGTGGTCGACGCGTACACCCGGGGTCAGGTGGCCGACGAGCAGATGTCGGCGCTGGCCATGGCGATCCTGCTGCGCGGCATGACCGCCCCGGAGATCGCCCGCTGGACGGCCGCGATGATCGCCAGCGGGGAGCGGCTCGACCTGTCCGCCGTGCACCGCCCGACCGTCGACAAGCACTCCACCGGCGGCGTCGGCGACAAGATCACCCTGCCGTTGACCCCGCTGGTCGCGGCGTGCGGCGCGGCCGTGCCGCAGCTCTCCGGCCGGGGCCTCGGCCACACCGGCGGCACGCTCGACAAACTGGAGTCCATTCCGGGCTGGCGGGCCGCCCTCAGCAACGACGAGTTCACCGCCCAGCTCCGCGACGTGGGCGCGGTGATCTGCGCGGCCGGCGCGGGCCTCGCCCCGGCCGACCGCAAGCTGTACGCGCTGCGCGACGTCACCGGCACCGTCGAGGCGATCCCGCTGATCGCCAGCTCGATCATGAGCAAGAAGATCGCCGAGGGCACCGGCGCGCTGGTCCTCGACGTGAAGGTCGGCTCCGGCGCGTTCATGAAGAACCCGGACGACGCCCGCGAGCTGGCCCGGACCATGGTCGCCCTGGGCGGCGCGCACGGGGTGAAGACGGTCGCCCTGCTCACCGACATGTCCACCCCGCTCGGCCTGGCGGTCGGCAACGCGGTCGAGGTGACCGAGTCGGTGGAGGTGCTCGCCGGTGGCGGTCCCGCCGACGTGGTCGAGCTGACCCTGGCCCTGGCCCGGGAGATGCTCGACGCCGCCGGGCTGCCGGACGCCGACCCCGCCGCCGCGCTGCGCGACGGGCGGGCGATGGACGCCTGGCGGGCGATGATCCGGGCGCAGGGCGGTGACCCGGACGCCCCGATGCCGAAGGCCAACGAGGTCGAGGTGGTCCGCGCCGAATCCGACGGTTTCGTGTCCACGGTCGACGCGTACGCGATCGGGGTGGCCGCCTGGCGGCTCGGCGCGGGCCGGGCCCGCAAGGAGGACCCGGTCAGCGTCCCGGCCGGCGTGGTGCTGCACAAGCGCCCCGGTGACCCGGTACGGGCCGGCGACCCGCTGTACGAGCTGCGCGCCGAGGACGCGGACCGGATCCCGGCGGCCCGCGCCGAGGCGGCGGAGGCGGTACGGATCAGTCCGACCGCCCCGGTGCAGACCCCGCTGGTCCGCGAGCGGATCGCCTGA